In a genomic window of Scyliorhinus torazame isolate Kashiwa2021f chromosome 5, sScyTor2.1, whole genome shotgun sequence:
- the LOC140422076 gene encoding uncharacterized protein, which yields MEKPWKCGDCGKGYRFPSELEIHQRSHTGERPFTCSQCEKGFTELSSLKKHQRVHTGERPFTCSQCGKGFTELSNLKKHQRVHTGERPFTCSQCGKRFTQSSSLQTHLRIHTGEKPFTCSQCGKGFTASSSLLKHQRVHTGKRPFTCSQCGKGFTISSNLQKHQLVHTGKRPFTCSQCGKGFTTSSNLLSHQRVHTGEKPFTCSQCRKGFTASSSLLKHQRVHTGKRPFTCSQCRKGFTASSSLLKHQRVHTGKRPFTCSQCGKGFTTSSNLLKHQQVHTGEKPFTCSQCGKGFCVSSSLLRHQQVHN from the coding sequence atggagaaaccgtggaaatgtggggactgtgggaagggatacagattcccatcagagctggagattcatcaacgcagtcacactggggagaggccattcacctgctctcagtgtgagaagggattcactgagttatccagtctgaagaaacaccagcgagttcacactggggagaggccattcacctgctctcagtgtgggaagggattcactgagttatccaatctgaagaaacaccagcgagttcacactggggagaggccgttcacctgctctcagtgtgggaagcgattcactcagtcaagcagccttcaaacacacctgcgaattcacactggggagaagccgttcacctgctctcagtgtgggaagggattcactgcttcatcgagcctgctgaaacaccagcgagttcacactgggaagaggccgttcacctgctctcagtgtgggaagggattcactatttcatccaacctgcagaaacaccagctagttcacactgggaagaggccgttcacctgctctcagtgtgggaagggattcactacttcatccaacctgctgtcacaccagcgagttcacactggggagaagccgttcacctgctctcagtgtaggaagggattcactgcttcatcgagcctgctgaaacaccagcgagttcacactgggaagaggccgttcacctgctctcagtgtaggaagggattcactgcttcatcgagcctgctgaaacaccagcgagttcacactgggaagaggccattcacctgctctcagtgtgggaagggattcactacttcatccaacctgctgaaacaccagcaagttcacactggggagaagccgttcacctgctctcagtgtgggaagggattctgtgtttcctcgtccctgctgagacaccaacaagttcacaattga
- the LOC140422052 gene encoding uncharacterized protein, with protein sequence MEKPWKCEDCGKGFKGSYGLERHQRSHTGERPFTCFQCEKGFTDISNLRRHERVHTGERPFTCSQCEKGFTNISNLRTHERIHTGERPFTCFQCEKRFNGIGNLRKHERVHTGARPFTCSQCEKDFTAISSLRKHERVHTGERPFTCPQCEKRFNVIGNMRQHERVHTGERPFTCSQCKKRFNYIGSLRRHERVHTGERPFTCFQCEKRFNDIGSLRRHERVHTGERPFTCSQCEKGFTDIGSLRQHERVHTGERPFTCSDCGKGFTRLSSLQRHQRVHTGEKPFICTVCDKGFAQLSNLLKHNVTHTNERPFKCSDCGSGFKSSRVLMLHQRIHTEEKLFSCSHCTKRFQTSPTLRRHQRVHTERKPIPYTHCGEGFTQSSNMLRHQRVHK encoded by the coding sequence atggagaaaccatggaaatgtgaggattgtgggaagggattcaaaggctcgtacgggctggaaaggcatcaacgcagtcacaccggagagaggccgttcacctgctttcagtgtgaaaagggattcactgacattagcaacctgcggagacacgaacgagttcacactggggagaggcctttcacttgctctcagtgtgaaaagggattcactaacattagCAATCTGCGGACacacgaacgaattcacactggagagaggcctttcacctgctttcagtgtgaaaagagattcaatggcattggcaacctgcggaaacacgaacgagttcacactggggcgaggcctttcacctgctctcagtgtgaaaaggattTCACTGCCATTagtagcctgcggaaacacgaacgagttcacactggagagagacctttcacctgccctcagtgtgaaaagagattcaatgtTATTGGCAACATGcggcaacacgaacgagttcacactggagagaggcctttcacctgctctcagtgtaaaaAGAGATTCAattacattggcagcctgcggagacacgaacgagttcacactggagaaaggcctttcacctgctttcagtgtgaaaagagattcaatgacattggcagcctgcggagacacgaacgagttcacactggagagaggcctttcacttgctctcagtgtgaaaagggattcactgacattggcagcctccggcaacacgaacgagttcacaccggggagaggccgttcacctgctctgactgtgggaagggattcactcggttgtccagcctgcagagacaccagagagttcacaccggggagaagccgttcatctgcactgtgtgtgataagggatttgctcaattatccaacctgctgaaacacaatgtcactcacaccaatgagagaccctttaaatgctccgactgtgggagtgggtttaaaagctctcgggtactgatgttgcaccagcgcattcacactgaggagaaactgttcagctgctctcactgcacaaagaggtttcaaacatcacccacattgcggagacaccagcgagttcacactgaaaggAAGCCAATCCCCTacactcactgtggggagggattcactcagtcgtccaacatgctgagacaccaaagggttcacaagtga